DNA sequence from the Vicingaceae bacterium genome:
AAATTAAAATCGAGCCCAAAGATTGGATGCCTGATGAGTACAGGAAAAACCTCATCCGACAAATATCTCAACACGCTCATTCCGAAGTGATTGGTATGCAGCCGGAAGGCAATTGGATTACTCGTGCACCCAGTCTGCGGTCTAAAGCGATTTTATTGGCTAAAATTCAGGATGAAGCCGGTCATGGCTTGTATCTTTACAGTGCTTGCGAAACCCTTGGTGTTAGCCGCGATGAGCTTATAGAACAATTGCATCAAGGAAAAGCTAAGTATTCCAGCATTTTTAATTACCCTACATTAACCTGGGCCGATATTGGGGCAATAGGATGGTTGGTTGATGGTGCCGCCATTGTCAATCAAGTATCCCTTCAACGTACATCTTATGGCCCATATTCAAGAGCCATGATCAGAATCTGTATGGAAGAAAGCTTTCACCAGCGCCAAGGATATGAGATTATGGCGAAACTTGCCCAAGGCACCCCGGAGCAAAAAGCTATGGCACAGGATGCTCTCAACCGTTGGTGGTGGCCTGCTTTAATGATGTTTGGACCTCATGACAGCGAATCGGTCCATAGCCAACAATCCATGAAATGGAAAATAAAAAGGGAATCCAATGACGAATTGAGACAAAAATTTATTGATAAAACAGTGCAGCAGGCAGAAGTTATTGGATTGAAAATACCCGATCCTCATTTGAAATGGAATGAAGAACGTGGACACTATGATTTTGGCCCCATCGATTGGGATGAGTTTTGGAATGTCGTTAAAGGAAACGGACCTTGTAATAAAGAAAGATTGGATCATCACAAACGGGCGCATGAAGAAGGAGCATGGGTAAGGGAAGCCGCTTTGGCTTATGCTGAAAAACAAAAAAATAAAAAACAAGTTGCATAAATACAGGAAATATGAGTCAAGATAATCAAGGAAAATTGTGGGAAGTTTTTATTCAAAGTAAAACCGGCTTGCCGTATAAACATGCCGGCAGTTTGCATGCCTATGATGCCGAAATGGCTTTGCAAAATGCCCGCGATTTATACTGCCGCCGAGGAGAGAATCAAAGCATCTGGGTAGTTCCTTCAGAATGCATTGTTGCATCCAATCCTGCTGATGCCGAAATATTTTTTGACCCGATGAACGATAAAATTTACAGGCATCCAACCTTTTACAAAGTACCCGAAGGAGCTAAAAATATTTAATTATGGATCTAAAAGAAGCTTTGTTTAAATATTGTTTGCGTCTGGGTGACAATAACCTGATATTGAGTCACCGCTTGTCTGAATGGTGCAGCAATGGACCTACACTGGAAGAAGACGTGGCTTTAACCAATATTGCTCTTGACAAATTAGGCCAAGCAAGGTTTTTTTTGCAATATGCCGCTGAAATCGAGGGAAAAGGACGTACAGAAGACGATCTTGCTTATCTGCGATATGAACACGAATTTTTTAACACCAAACTGGTAGAACTTCCCAGAGGCGATTTTGCCTTTACAATAGTCAGAGAATTAATCAACGATTTATTCGATTTGTTTTTTTACGAAAAATTGTTGCACAGCAAAGACGAGAAACTTGCCGGAATTGCCGCTAAAGCTTTGAAAGAAGTGAAATACCATGTGAGACATGCTTCTTCCTGGATCATTCGTTTGGGTGATGGCACCGAGGAAAGTCACCGCCGATCACAAAATGCTATAAATGAATTATGGCCATATACAGGCGAACTGTTTATGATGGACGATGTGGATAAAACTCTCATTGATGCAGGCATTGGTGTTGACCTTGCTTCAATAAAACCTCTCTGGGACAGCAAAATGAAAGAAATTCTCACCGAAGCCACATTACAAATGCCCGAAGCCGGTTGGATGCAAAATCCTTCGAAATTCAATGGAGTACATACAGAACATCTGGGTTATATTCTGGCCGAGATGCAATATCTGCCCAGAGCTTATCCGGGAGCCAAATGGTAAGTGACGAGAAAATAAATGTTTGGAACGAATTGTACAAAATTCCCGACCCCGAAATTCCTATGCTTACCATAGGAGAATTGGGCGTATTGCGTAAAGTAGAGAATCATGATGGCACTTGGTATGTTTATATCACTCCCACTTATTCAGGTTGCCCTGCCATGCATATGTTTGAAGAAGAAATAAAGCGAGTGATGGAAACGCACCGATGGATACCATTTGAGATTAAAACCATTTACCATCCTGCATGGACCACAGATTGGTTATCGGAAGAAGCAAAAGAAAAATTGCGTAAAGCAGGCATTGCCCCTCCGGAAGGGTCAGCAAGCAAAAAAGCCCTTTTGGGAGAACCCGACGAAGTCACTTGTCCAAAATGCGGTAAAAAAGATACAAAAAAAATTAGCGAATTCGGATCAACTGCCTGTAAAGCTCTATATTTCTGCAACAACTGCAAAGACCCTTTCGAATATTTCAAATGCTTATAATTTTTTCGGATTTTTATTTTATTGATTATGTAAGATAAATTCTTTACTCCCCGGCAATTACTTTATCTATAAACTCCCTGAACACTTTCCCGGGAATTGAATGCCCTCCGTCAAATGTAAAAAAATGGCTATTGAGTTTTAAAGCTTTTATCACTTCTTTCATTTTTTGATCTTGATTTTGATCGTGGTAAGGATCTTTGTCTCCTCTCACAATCCATATTTTGCCTGCGTTCAATGTCAAATTTTCAAATATCAGGTCATCCGGAAAATAACTTCCCCATAGCACCAGATTATCCACTTTTATTCCTGCCTCGCATAACCATCTGCAAGCTGTGGCTCCTCCTTGAGAAAATCCCAATACAATAATTTTTTCCGTACTTACTTTATGTAAATGCGCCTTAACCAATTCATTCAAATAAGCAATATAATCTTTGATTTCGTTGATTCTATCTTCTTTTGTCATCCAACTGGCTCCTACTTTTCCATAGCTCCCTGATACATATGATCTACTCAATGCTTCCGGAGCAAGGATCATTACTTCTTTTTGTTGGTCTTCTGTTAAAGAATCAAAAAGATGCCTGACAAAATCTTTGGCCAGTTGCATATATCCATGCAATGCAATTAAAAGAATCTTTGGACTTTCTACTTGTGATGCAACATAAAATCTTGCCGTACGCTTTGTTATAAAATGATATTCATTGATTCGATCCATTATTTTTAATTTTACTTTGCAAAAAAATAAAAATAAATTTGAAGGGTCTTAATAAGAATCAATGAAATTGTGTGTCATTTTGGGAATCCTTATCTGTATTGCTTTACCAATTCATTCACAAGAATATTCGCCTGAAAAGTATTTTGATTTGGCATATGATTTACAGTCCAAAAATGAATACCGGAAAGCCATCAAACTTTACGATGCGTTGATAAAACTTGGTTACAAAACTGAAAAAATCTACTTCAACAAGGCCCAATGTCACCTCGCCATAGGAGAATACAACAAAGCAAAAAAACATTTCTTAAAATCGGCCAAAATGAATCCATCTTATCCACACCCGTGGATTTCTTTAGCAGTAATGGCATTGGAAAAAGAAAAAAATTACAAAAAAGCATTAAAATTCCTTGCCCGGGCACAAGACGCCGATTCGCTCAACCATTTAATATACTACAATGCCGGCATTGCCTATTTAAAATTAAAAGATCCCATTGTAGCAGAAAAAATGTTTTTAAAAAGCTATTCCTTGAATCCGGAACACGATCCCACCTGGTTTTATTTAGGGAAAGTTGAGTTTGAATTGAGGAACTTCCGACATGCCGAAAATTTTTTCTCAAAATATCTGCAACTTCATCCAAAGCATGCGCAGGCCTATTACAATCGAGGCATTTGCAGGATTTATCAAAATAAAAAAACAAGCGGATGTGAAGATTTAAGAAAAGCTGCTTCGCTGGGTATGCCGGATGCCGATCAAAAAATAAAAGAGTACTGTGAATAAACCAATTAAAAGAATCTTGGAGGCTTCGCCCGGAATCGAACCGGGATTTTGGGTTCCGGAGACCCACGTACTATCCTTTGTACTACGAAGCCCTTGAATTTATTACGCTACAAAATTGATAAATATCCTGAATTTTTACAATTATTCGCAGTTGAATTTAAGCTTTTGTTTTTTCAATAAGTCCGGATTCTTGATAAATGTAAAGGAAAAATAATAAATTCGCAGTAATTTAATTGAAATAACCTGTTGATGTATGAATCGCATCGAAGAATTAACCAATCAATTTTTTGAACAAATTAAATACTCCACCGATTTGTTGGAAAATACAGACGATATCAATTGGCCTGAAAATATACAAAGCATCGTGATAGCCGGATTGGGCGGGTCCGGCGTTGGTGCCGGCATTGTAAGTGGCTTGTTGTTTGACAGTTTGCCCGTTCCGGTTACTATTGTCAAGGATTATTTTTTGCCGGGATTTGTCAACAAAAATACTCTGGTAATCTGTTCCAGTTATTCCGGTAATACAGAAGAAACATTGTCTTGTTATCATCAAGCCCTTGAAGCTCAAGCACCGATAATTGCCATTACCGGTGGAGGCCTACTCAAAGAGAATGCTCAACGTGATGGTCAATTATGTTTCACCGTTCCTGCCGGTATCCCTCCCCGGACAGCATTGGGCTATACCTTACCTGTTTATTTTTTTATTTTTTCCAATATTTTCCGTCGGCCGGAATGGTACGAGAAATTTAAGAATTCGGCGCAAAAAGTAGAGTTGTGCGTAAATGACATTGACCGCACTTCTGCCGAAATTGCCGCATTTTTTTATGGAAAACTACCCGTGTTTTACTCTTCTTCTGCAAGAGAAGGACTATTGATACGTTTGCGACAGCAAATCAACGAAAACGCCAAATCACTTTGCTGGCATCACATCATTCCTGAAATGAATCACAACGAATTGGTCGGATGGCGTAGTCAACATGAGGAACTTGCGGTATTGTTTATTTGGAATCAATTTGACCATCCGAAAAATGTCCTGAGAATGAAATTAACCCGTGAAGTGGTGTCAAAATATACTTCCAACATTTTGACATATCAGGCGCCATGTGATGATGCGTGGGAAGAAATGCTTTATTTAATACACCTGTTTGATAAAATCTCTTGTAAACTGGCCGATATGTATGGCGTAGATGCCGAAGAAATAGATGTTATCAATTATTTGAAGACATCTATTGGAGAAAAAAAGAAGTAACGCCCCTCTATAAACATCCCGTACGTCCACCGTCTACAGGCAAATTCACTCCATTGATATATGCCGCGTGAGGAGAAGCCAAAAATGCCACGGCAAATGCAATTTCATCAGGTTGGGCAAATCTTCCGGCAGGTATTTCGTTTAACATCTCCGACTCGATTTCTTCCACGGACTTACCGGTTGCTTGGGCTTTTGTGGCTATAATGTCTTTCAAACGAGAGGTCAATGTAGCACCGGGAAGCACATTGTTGACGGTAATACCAAATTGTGCCACTTCATTTGCCCAAGTTTTGGCCCACGAAGCCACAGCCCCTCTTATGGTATTTGATACTCCCAAATTGGGTAGAGGTTGTTTGACTGATGTACTAATGATATTGATGATACGTCCGTATCTTTCTTTTTTCATTCCTTCCAACAACATACCGGCCAAAAGTTGATTAACGATAAGATGCCTTTCAAAAGCAAGGCGGAAGTCCTCTATTTTGGCTTTGGTGATCGGTCCTGCAGGGGGACCTCCACTATTATTGACCAAAATATGAAAATTGACCTTGTTTTGTTCAATATATTGCCCGGCAATTTTAAGAACGTCTTCCGGATGGTTAAAATCTGCTACCAAATATTCATGTTTCTGACCTGATACTGAAACAGGGAGATGCTGCAAAACTTGTTTTAATTTGTTTTCATTTCTTGCAAATAAAACCACATTGCATCCGGCTTTTGCCAATGTTTCAGCCGTAGATTTGCCAATACCATCGGAAGCCCCGCACACCAATGCCTTTTTACCTTTCAAATCCAATGTTATCATATTTTAATCTTTTTATTGCGTAATAGTATACAAATTTTTCTAAAATATTTTACCCAAATAATTGTTTTAATACATCCTGCATCGTTTTGACGAAAATCAAGTCTATTCCTTTTGGTTTTTCCTCAATATTTTTTTTGTTGTATTCAGATAACATAAATTGCTTAAAGCCCAACTTAGCAGCTTCTTTAATTCTGGCATTTATCATGTTTACAGGCCTTATTTCTCCCGACAATCCGACCTCGGCAGCAAAACAAATAGTTTTATCGATGGGAATGTCCAAATTGGATGAAAAGATAGAACAAATCACCGGTAGATCCATCGAAGGGTCATCCACTTTAAATCCACCGGCAATGTTGAGAAATACGTCTTTCATGGATATTTTGAATCCACACCTTTTTTCCAAAACAGCCAACAACATGTTTAACCTGCGTAAATCAAAACCGGTAGAGGACCTTTGAGGAGTGCCATAAACTGCTGAGCTGACCAGCGCTTGTGTTTCTATCAGCATTGGTCGCATCCCTTCCATAGTGCAACCTACCGTGATGCCACTCAGTTGAATATCAGAATATCCCAGCAATATCTCTGATGGATTATCAACCGGTTTCAAACCACCTTGCCCCATTTCATAAATACCAAGTTCATTTGCCGATCCAAAACGGTTTTTTACTCCTCTTACTATCCTGTAGGCATAATGCATATCCCCTTCAAATTGTAGAACCACATCTACCATGTGTTCCAATATTTTTGGACCGGCTATGGACCCTTCCTTTGTGACATGCCCGATAATAAAAACCGGAACACCCGTTGTTTTTGCGTATTTAATCAACTGCGATACCGTTTCTTTTATTTGTGAAACGCTTCCCTGAGGACTGTCCAATAATGGACTTTCAAGAGTTTGTACCGAATCGACAATTAATAATTGTGGTTGTATCTTGTCAAGTGCCTGGAAAATCAACGACAAATCGGTTTCTGTAAAAATAAAACATTTTGGATTGGAAAAAGGTAACCTGTCGGCACGCATTTTAATTTGCAGATCGCTTTCTTCGCCACTCACATACATCACCTTTACATTATGTAAGGACAGTGCAAGCTGCATCATCAGCGTGGACTTGCCAATGCCGGGTTCGCCTGCAAATAAAATTACCGAACCCGGAACAATTCCTCCACCCAACACTCTTGACAATTCAGAATCTTTGATGAATATTCTGTCATAATGCTCCGGATTGATATCTTGTATGGCAACAGGTTGTTTTTGTTGATTTGACAAAGGCAAAAAATCTTGTTTGTTTTCTTGTTGAATAATTTCCTCAACAAAAGTATTCCATTCGTTAC
Encoded proteins:
- the paaA gene encoding phenylacetic acid degradation protein — translated: MEDKLKAFEEKIEKEIKIEPKDWMPDEYRKNLIRQISQHAHSEVIGMQPEGNWITRAPSLRSKAILLAKIQDEAGHGLYLYSACETLGVSRDELIEQLHQGKAKYSSIFNYPTLTWADIGAIGWLVDGAAIVNQVSLQRTSYGPYSRAMIRICMEESFHQRQGYEIMAKLAQGTPEQKAMAQDALNRWWWPALMMFGPHDSESVHSQQSMKWKIKRESNDELRQKFIDKTVQQAEVIGLKIPDPHLKWNEERGHYDFGPIDWDEFWNVVKGNGPCNKERLDHHKRAHEEGAWVREAALAYAEKQKNKKQVA
- the paaB gene encoding phenylacetate-CoA oxygenase subunit PaaB, whose product is MSQDNQGKLWEVFIQSKTGLPYKHAGSLHAYDAEMALQNARDLYCRRGENQSIWVVPSECIVASNPADAEIFFDPMNDKIYRHPTFYKVPEGAKNI
- the paaC gene encoding phenylacetic acid degradation protein, which produces MDLKEALFKYCLRLGDNNLILSHRLSEWCSNGPTLEEDVALTNIALDKLGQARFFLQYAAEIEGKGRTEDDLAYLRYEHEFFNTKLVELPRGDFAFTIVRELINDLFDLFFYEKLLHSKDEKLAGIAAKALKEVKYHVRHASSWIIRLGDGTEESHRRSQNAINELWPYTGELFMMDDVDKTLIDAGIGVDLASIKPLWDSKMKEILTEATLQMPEAGWMQNPSKFNGVHTEHLGYILAEMQYLPRAYPGAKW
- a CDS encoding phenylacetate-CoA oxygenase subunit PaaJ → MVSDEKINVWNELYKIPDPEIPMLTIGELGVLRKVENHDGTWYVYITPTYSGCPAMHMFEEEIKRVMETHRWIPFEIKTIYHPAWTTDWLSEEAKEKLRKAGIAPPEGSASKKALLGEPDEVTCPKCGKKDTKKISEFGSTACKALYFCNNCKDPFEYFKCL
- a CDS encoding esterase; this translates as MDRINEYHFITKRTARFYVASQVESPKILLIALHGYMQLAKDFVRHLFDSLTEDQQKEVMILAPEALSRSYVSGSYGKVGASWMTKEDRINEIKDYIAYLNELVKAHLHKVSTEKIIVLGFSQGGATACRWLCEAGIKVDNLVLWGSYFPDDLIFENLTLNAGKIWIVRGDKDPYHDQNQDQKMKEVIKALKLNSHFFTFDGGHSIPGKVFREFIDKVIAGE
- a CDS encoding bifunctional phosphoglucose/phosphomannose isomerase, yielding MNRIEELTNQFFEQIKYSTDLLENTDDINWPENIQSIVIAGLGGSGVGAGIVSGLLFDSLPVPVTIVKDYFLPGFVNKNTLVICSSYSGNTEETLSCYHQALEAQAPIIAITGGGLLKENAQRDGQLCFTVPAGIPPRTALGYTLPVYFFIFSNIFRRPEWYEKFKNSAQKVELCVNDIDRTSAEIAAFFYGKLPVFYSSSAREGLLIRLRQQINENAKSLCWHHIIPEMNHNELVGWRSQHEELAVLFIWNQFDHPKNVLRMKLTREVVSKYTSNILTYQAPCDDAWEEMLYLIHLFDKISCKLADMYGVDAEEIDVINYLKTSIGEKKK
- a CDS encoding short-chain dehydrogenase gives rise to the protein MITLDLKGKKALVCGASDGIGKSTAETLAKAGCNVVLFARNENKLKQVLQHLPVSVSGQKHEYLVADFNHPEDVLKIAGQYIEQNKVNFHILVNNSGGPPAGPITKAKIEDFRLAFERHLIVNQLLAGMLLEGMKKERYGRIINIISTSVKQPLPNLGVSNTIRGAVASWAKTWANEVAQFGITVNNVLPGATLTSRLKDIIATKAQATGKSVEEIESEMLNEIPAGRFAQPDEIAFAVAFLASPHAAYINGVNLPVDGGRTGCL
- the radA gene encoding DNA repair protein RadA, which produces MIKGLGKSKIKKAFFCTHCGYQSPKWLGKCPSCNEWNTFVEEIIQQENKQDFLPLSNQQKQPVAIQDINPEHYDRIFIKDSELSRVLGGGIVPGSVILFAGEPGIGKSTLMMQLALSLHNVKVMYVSGEESDLQIKMRADRLPFSNPKCFIFTETDLSLIFQALDKIQPQLLIVDSVQTLESPLLDSPQGSVSQIKETVSQLIKYAKTTGVPVFIIGHVTKEGSIAGPKILEHMVDVVLQFEGDMHYAYRIVRGVKNRFGSANELGIYEMGQGGLKPVDNPSEILLGYSDIQLSGITVGCTMEGMRPMLIETQALVSSAVYGTPQRSSTGFDLRRLNMLLAVLEKRCGFKISMKDVFLNIAGGFKVDDPSMDLPVICSIFSSNLDIPIDKTICFAAEVGLSGEIRPVNMINARIKEAAKLGFKQFMLSEYNKKNIEEKPKGIDLIFVKTMQDVLKQLFG